The following are encoded in a window of Streptomyces griseiscabiei genomic DNA:
- a CDS encoding Fpg/Nei family DNA glycosylase, with translation MPEGDTVWQTARRLHTALAGKVLSRSDLRVPKYATADLTGRTVLDVTPRGKHLLTRIEGGLTLHSHLRMDGSWKVYGNDERWRGGPAHQIRAILGTADRTAVGYRLPVLELIRTTDEHRAVGHLGPDLLGPDWDPDRALTNLLSDPVRPLGEALLDQRNLAGVGNVYKSELCFLLQVTPWLPVGALPEDTAARLPALAKKLLEANRDRPVRSTTGHRHHDLFVYGRARRPCLRCHTPVRAADQGDGSRARPTYWCPTCQPGPAPNPGTPGTPRPNPGVQRRTPN, from the coding sequence ATGCCCGAAGGCGACACCGTCTGGCAGACGGCGAGGCGACTCCACACCGCCCTCGCCGGCAAGGTCCTGTCCCGCTCCGACCTGCGCGTCCCGAAATACGCCACGGCCGACCTCACCGGCCGTACCGTCCTGGACGTCACCCCCCGCGGCAAACACCTCCTCACCCGCATCGAAGGCGGCCTGACCCTCCACTCCCATCTCCGGATGGACGGCTCCTGGAAGGTGTACGGCAACGACGAGCGCTGGCGCGGCGGCCCCGCCCACCAGATCCGCGCGATCCTCGGCACCGCCGACCGCACGGCCGTCGGCTACCGCCTCCCCGTACTGGAGCTGATCCGCACCACCGACGAACACCGGGCCGTGGGCCACCTCGGCCCCGACCTGCTCGGCCCGGACTGGGACCCCGACCGGGCCCTGACGAACCTCCTGAGCGACCCCGTGCGCCCCCTCGGCGAGGCCCTGCTCGACCAGCGCAATCTCGCCGGCGTCGGCAATGTCTACAAGAGCGAACTCTGCTTCCTGCTCCAGGTCACTCCGTGGCTGCCGGTCGGCGCCCTCCCCGAGGACACCGCCGCCCGGCTGCCCGCCCTCGCCAAGAAGCTCCTCGAAGCCAACCGTGACCGCCCGGTCCGCAGCACGACGGGCCACCGCCACCACGACCTGTTCGTGTACGGCCGAGCCCGCCGCCCCTGTCTGCGCTGCCACACCCCCGTCCGCGCGGCCGACCAGGGCGACGGCTCGCGCGCACGCCCCACCTACTGGTGCCCCACCTGCCAGCCGGGCCCGGCGCCAAATCCCGGAACCCCGGGAACACCCCGCCCGAACCCGGGAGTTCAACGCCGCACACCCAATTGA
- a CDS encoding DUF3046 domain-containing protein has protein sequence MRLTVFWQRMADHFGEGYADTFARDHVMSGLGERTVHEALDAGWEAKDIWRVVCTTMGVPAENR, from the coding sequence ATGCGGTTGACGGTCTTCTGGCAGCGGATGGCGGATCACTTCGGTGAGGGGTACGCCGACACCTTCGCGCGCGATCATGTGATGTCCGGCCTCGGCGAGCGGACGGTGCACGAGGCGCTGGACGCCGGCTGGGAGGCCAAGGACATCTGGCGCGTGGTGTGCACGACCATGGGCGTACCGGCCGAAAACCGCTGA
- the recA gene encoding recombinase RecA, with product MAGTDREKALDAALAQIERQFGKGAVMRLGERPNEPIEVIPTGSTALDVALGVGGLPRGRVVEVYGPESSGKTTLTLHAVANAQKAGGQVAFVDAEHALDPEYAKKLGVDIDNLILSQPDNGEQALEIVDMLVRSGALDLIVIDSVAALVPRAEIEGEMGDSHVGLQARLMSQALRKITSALNQSKTTAIFINQLREKIGVMFGSPETTTGGRALKFYASVRLDIRRIETLKDGTDAVGNRTRVKVVKNKVAPPFKQAEFDILYGQGISREGGLIDMGVEHGFVRKAGAWYTYEGDQLGQGKENARNFLKDNPDLANEIEKKIKEKLGVGVRPEEPSAEPGADASSPATDDAAKAVPAPAAAKAPAKTKAAAAKS from the coding sequence ATGGCAGGAACCGACCGCGAGAAGGCGCTCGACGCCGCGCTCGCACAGATTGAACGGCAGTTCGGCAAGGGCGCGGTGATGCGCCTCGGCGAGCGGCCGAACGAGCCCATCGAGGTCATCCCCACCGGGTCGACCGCCCTCGACGTCGCCCTCGGTGTCGGCGGTCTGCCGCGCGGCCGAGTGGTGGAGGTGTACGGCCCGGAGTCCTCCGGCAAGACGACCCTGACCCTGCACGCGGTGGCGAACGCGCAGAAGGCCGGCGGCCAGGTGGCCTTCGTGGACGCCGAGCACGCCCTCGACCCCGAGTACGCGAAGAAGCTCGGTGTCGACATCGACAACCTGATCCTGTCGCAGCCGGACAACGGCGAGCAGGCCCTGGAGATCGTGGACATGCTGGTCCGCTCCGGTGCCCTCGACCTCATCGTCATCGACTCCGTCGCCGCGCTCGTCCCGCGTGCGGAGATCGAGGGCGAGATGGGCGACAGTCACGTGGGTCTGCAGGCCCGTCTGATGAGCCAGGCCCTGCGGAAGATCACCAGCGCGCTCAACCAGTCCAAGACCACCGCGATCTTCATCAACCAGCTCCGCGAGAAGATCGGCGTGATGTTCGGCTCCCCGGAGACCACGACCGGTGGCCGCGCGCTGAAGTTCTACGCCTCGGTGCGTCTCGACATCCGTCGTATCGAGACACTCAAGGACGGCACCGACGCCGTCGGCAACCGCACCCGTGTCAAGGTCGTCAAGAACAAGGTCGCGCCGCCCTTCAAGCAGGCCGAGTTCGACATCCTCTACGGCCAGGGCATCAGCCGCGAGGGCGGTCTGATCGACATGGGTGTGGAGCACGGCTTCGTCCGCAAGGCGGGTGCCTGGTACACGTACGAGGGCGACCAGCTCGGCCAGGGCAAGGAGAACGCCCGTAACTTCCTGAAGGACAACCCCGATCTCGCCAACGAGATCGAGAAGAAGATCAAGGAGAAGCTGGGCGTCGGTGTGCGCCCCGAGGAGCCCTCCGCCGAGCCGGGCGCGGATGCCTCGTCCCCGGCCACGGACGACGCCGCGAAGGCGGTGCCCGCCCCGGCCGCTGCCAAGGCCCCCGCCAAGACCAAGGCCGCGGCGGCGAAGAGCTAG
- a CDS encoding AI-2E family transporter: MPRWLPRAMVLALSLVAVFQLGSWAFHQLIGLLVNILIAFFLALAIEPAVSWMASKGLRRGFATFLVFLITLIGAAGFVTLLGSMLAGQIIKMVEDFPAYLDSVISWINTSFHTELKRVDIQEGLLRSDWLQKYVQNSATGVLDVSAQVLGGLFQLLTIALFSFYFAADGPRLRRALCSVLPPAKQAEVLRAWEIAVDKTGGYLYSRGLMALISGVAHYILLEYLDVPYAPALAVWVGLVSQFIPTIGTYLAGALPMLIAFTVNPWYALWVLVFVVLYQQFENYVLQPKLTAKTVDIHPAVAFGSVIAGTALLGAVGALIAIPAIATLQAFLGAYVKRYDVTDDPRVHGHRRRGTGNLLARAWERLERTVDRRRGRGAGDGPGPEGGAGPENGSGSGPDGGSS; this comes from the coding sequence ATGCCCCGCTGGCTGCCGCGCGCGATGGTGCTCGCGCTCTCCCTCGTCGCCGTGTTCCAGCTGGGCAGTTGGGCGTTCCATCAGCTCATCGGGCTGCTGGTCAACATCCTCATCGCGTTCTTCCTGGCGCTCGCGATCGAGCCCGCGGTGAGCTGGATGGCCTCCAAGGGGTTGCGCAGGGGGTTCGCCACCTTCCTGGTCTTCCTGATCACGCTGATCGGGGCCGCCGGGTTCGTCACCCTGCTCGGGTCGATGCTCGCCGGCCAGATCATCAAGATGGTCGAGGACTTCCCGGCGTATCTCGACTCCGTCATCAGCTGGATCAACACGAGCTTCCACACGGAACTGAAGCGGGTCGACATCCAGGAGGGGCTGCTGCGCTCCGACTGGCTGCAGAAGTACGTGCAGAACAGCGCCACGGGTGTGCTCGACGTCTCCGCGCAGGTGCTGGGCGGCCTGTTCCAGCTGCTGACGATCGCGCTGTTCTCGTTCTACTTCGCCGCCGACGGGCCGCGGCTGCGGCGCGCGCTGTGCTCCGTGCTGCCGCCCGCCAAGCAGGCCGAGGTGCTGCGCGCGTGGGAGATCGCCGTCGACAAGACCGGCGGATATCTGTACTCCCGCGGTCTGATGGCGCTGATCTCCGGTGTCGCGCACTACATCCTGCTGGAGTACCTCGACGTGCCCTACGCGCCCGCGCTCGCGGTGTGGGTCGGGCTGGTCTCGCAGTTCATCCCCACGATCGGCACCTATCTGGCGGGTGCCCTGCCCATGCTGATCGCCTTCACCGTCAACCCCTGGTACGCGCTGTGGGTCCTGGTGTTCGTGGTCCTGTACCAGCAGTTCGAGAACTACGTGCTGCAGCCCAAGCTGACCGCCAAGACGGTGGACATCCACCCGGCCGTCGCCTTCGGGTCGGTCATCGCGGGCACCGCGCTCCTCGGCGCGGTGGGAGCGCTCATCGCCATCCCGGCCATTGCCACCTTGCAGGCATTCCTCGGGGCGTACGTGAAGCGGTACGACGTCACGGACGACCCCCGGGTGCACGGGCACCGCAGACGCGGCACGGGCAACCTCCTCGCCCGGGCGTGGGAGCGGCTGGAGCGGACGGTCGACCGGCGGCGGGGCCGGGGGGCCGGGGACGGACCGGGCCCCGAGGGCGGTGCCGGGCCCGAGAACGGCTCAGGCTCCGGGCCCGATGGCGGATCCTCGTAG
- a CDS encoding AzlC family ABC transporter permease has product MTEQTGLVETAETHDGGGTKPDGAVVRDALGVGVAVGLSGFAFGVTSAGSGLSLLQTCALSLLVFTGASQFALVGALAAGGNPFTAAAGAFFLGVRNAFYGLRLSQLLALPRAVRPFAAQWVIDETTVVALGQPTRRAARLGFTVTGLSLYVLWNLTTLLGALGAEAIGDTGAWGLDAAGPAVFLALLAPMLRTTAERAVAGIAVVLGLGLLPVLPAGVPVLVAGVAAPVVLWAEGRRGAADKRPDGDGRADGRRDDRESGKFGESGKFRKFGESGEAGEGEEGR; this is encoded by the coding sequence GTGACTGAACAGACAGGTCTCGTGGAGACCGCGGAGACACATGACGGCGGCGGTACGAAACCCGACGGAGCCGTTGTCCGGGACGCCCTGGGGGTCGGGGTGGCGGTCGGACTGTCCGGCTTCGCCTTCGGGGTGACCTCGGCCGGCAGCGGGCTGAGTCTGCTGCAGACCTGCGCGCTGAGCCTCCTGGTGTTCACCGGGGCCTCCCAGTTCGCCCTGGTGGGCGCGCTCGCGGCCGGCGGCAACCCGTTCACGGCGGCGGCCGGGGCCTTCTTCCTGGGCGTGCGCAACGCGTTCTACGGGCTGCGTCTCTCCCAGTTGCTGGCCCTCCCGCGCGCGGTGCGGCCGTTCGCCGCCCAGTGGGTCATCGACGAGACCACGGTCGTCGCGCTCGGCCAGCCCACGCGACGTGCCGCCCGCCTCGGCTTCACCGTGACCGGCCTCAGCCTCTATGTGCTGTGGAACCTCACCACGCTGCTCGGCGCGCTCGGGGCCGAGGCCATCGGCGACACCGGCGCCTGGGGGCTCGACGCGGCGGGGCCCGCCGTCTTCCTGGCCCTCCTCGCGCCGATGCTGCGGACCACCGCGGAGCGGGCCGTGGCGGGCATCGCCGTCGTCCTGGGGCTCGGACTGCTGCCCGTACTGCCCGCCGGAGTCCCGGTCCTCGTCGCCGGGGTGGCCGCTCCGGTCGTCCTCTGGGCGGAGGGGCGTCGCGGGGCGGCGGACAAGCGGCCGGACGGTGATGGGCGGGCCGACGGCCGGAGGGACGACCGAGAGTCCGGAAAGTTCGGAGAGTCCGGAAAGTTCAGAAAGTTTGGAGAGTCCGGAGAAGCCGGAGAGGGCGAGGAGGGGCGATGA
- a CDS encoding AzlD domain-containing protein has translation MNVWIAIGVTAVGCYAVKLIGLSVPEGVLERPLVRRLAALLPVALLAALTAQQTFADGHELVLDARAAGLAAAGVALLLRAPFLAVVAAAVVVTAGVRALTG, from the coding sequence ATGAACGTCTGGATCGCGATCGGTGTCACCGCCGTCGGCTGCTACGCCGTCAAGCTCATCGGCCTGTCGGTCCCGGAGGGCGTCCTGGAGCGCCCGCTCGTGCGGCGGCTCGCCGCCCTGCTGCCCGTGGCGCTGCTGGCCGCCCTCACGGCCCAGCAGACGTTCGCCGACGGGCACGAGCTGGTGCTGGACGCGAGGGCGGCGGGGCTCGCCGCGGCCGGCGTGGCGTTGCTCCTGCGTGCGCCCTTCCTGGCTGTCGTGGCCGCGGCGGTGGTGGTCACGGCGGGGGTGCGGGCGCTGACGGGCTGA
- a CDS encoding AraC family transcriptional regulator, whose amino-acid sequence MAGSAERARHWRYAELPGVDLLRASYVEKRFVRHTHENFVIAAIADGVEVFHHGGADQYAGPGTLALVNPDTPHTGRAGVPEGWRYGAVYPSRDVVAEIAAETTTIRGTPGFVTPVLEDPYAAGLVHQVLRAVDEGNALAADTLLRVAVTRLLRLNGGPLPQRAVRTAGGPVAARARAVLEERMADPPTLERLAADLGTSPFALLRAFRTAYGMPPHTWLTDARVRRARALLDTGTAPAEAAVAVGFTDQPHLNRHFSRIVGVPPGAYQRERLDGSGDGRAGTGVGEGEGDVSGRAGGARG is encoded by the coding sequence ATGGCGGGTTCGGCGGAGCGGGCGAGGCACTGGCGGTACGCGGAGCTGCCCGGTGTCGATCTGCTGCGGGCGAGCTATGTCGAGAAGAGGTTCGTGCGGCACACCCACGAGAACTTCGTCATCGCGGCCATCGCCGACGGCGTCGAGGTGTTCCACCACGGCGGCGCCGATCAGTACGCGGGCCCGGGCACCCTCGCCCTGGTCAACCCCGACACCCCGCACACCGGCCGGGCCGGTGTACCCGAGGGCTGGCGGTACGGCGCGGTCTACCCGTCGCGGGACGTGGTGGCCGAGATCGCCGCCGAGACCACCACGATCCGCGGCACTCCCGGCTTCGTGACCCCCGTGCTGGAGGACCCGTACGCGGCGGGCCTCGTCCATCAGGTGCTGCGGGCCGTCGACGAGGGCAACGCGCTGGCCGCGGACACGCTGCTGCGGGTGGCCGTGACCCGTCTGCTGCGGCTGAACGGCGGACCACTGCCCCAGCGTGCCGTCCGCACGGCCGGCGGCCCCGTCGCGGCACGCGCGCGTGCCGTGCTCGAGGAACGGATGGCAGACCCCCCGACCCTGGAGCGGCTCGCCGCCGACCTCGGCACCAGCCCCTTCGCCCTGCTGCGGGCCTTCCGTACGGCCTACGGCATGCCGCCGCACACCTGGCTGACCGACGCCCGGGTCCGCCGGGCCCGCGCTCTGCTCGACACGGGCACGGCTCCCGCCGAAGCCGCCGTCGCCGTCGGCTTCACGGACCAGCCGCACCTCAACCGTCACTTCAGCCGGATCGTGGGCGTGCCGCCGGGGGCGTACCAGCGGGAACGTCTGGACGGATCCGGTGACGGCCGGGCGGGGACGGGCGTGGGCGAGGGGGAGGGGGACGTGAGTGGGCGCGCGGGCGGCGCACGCGGGTAG
- a CDS encoding ATP-dependent helicase, producing MVSSADRALDGFSPATRGWFTGAFSAPTAAQAGAWRAIGEGSDVLVVAPTGSGKTLAAFLAALDQLTSTPPPADPRKRCRVLYVSPLKALAVDVERNLRSPLTGIRQESVRLGLPEPEVKVGIRSGDTPPAERRALATRPPDILITTPESLFLMLTSATRDALTGVETVILDEVHAVAGTKRGAHLALTLERLDELLPRPARRIGLSATVRPVDEVARYLSPHRRVEIVQPPSGKEFDLSVVVPVEDLGELGGSPATDGNEGAERPSIWPHVEERIADLVQAHRSTIVFANSRRLAERLCNRLNEIAYERATGVPLDEHHAPAELMGGSGAAQGAPPVLARAHHGSVSKEQRALVEEDLKAGRLPAVVATSSLELGIDMGAVDLVVQVESPPSVASGLQRVGRAGHQVGAVSTGVVFPKYRGDLVQSAVVTERMRSGSIESLRVPGNPLDVLAQQIVAMTSMDTWQFDDLLATVRRAAPFAALPESAFTAVLDMLAGRYPSDAFAELRPRVVWDRVAGTITGRPGAQRLAVTSGGTIPDRGLFGVFLAGSDPKKGGGRVGELDEEMVYESRVGDVFTLGTSSWRIEDITRDRVLVSPAPGVPGRLPFWKGDQLGRPLELGRAVGAFLREVGALSPEDARLRLLAAGLDAWAADNVLSYLAEQREACGHVPDDRTIVVERFRDELGDWRIVVHSPFGAQVHAPWALALGARLSERYGMEAQAMHADDGIVLRLPDADLMGLDLLDMEPVKAGTEYDTEQAPVGAADVAFDKGEVDQIVTDQVGGSALFASRFRECAARALLLPRRSPGKRTPLWQQRQRAAQLLQVASEFGSFPIVLEAVRECLQDVFDVPGLTELMGDIESRKVRLVEVTTPEPSPFARSLLFGYVAQFLYEGDSPLAERRAAALSLDSRLLAELLGQAELRELLDAEVLTELERELRWLTEDRRVKDAEGVADLLRLLGPLTDAELAERGAEPQWAPELSGTRRAIRVRIAGTDHWAAIEDAGRLRDALGTALPVGVPEAFTEPVRDPLGDLLARYARTHGPFTSATAAARFGLGVAVTDGALHRLAASGRVVQGEFHPAGIGQEWCDAAVLRRLRRRSLAALRHELEPVPPAALAQFLPQWQHVGGGHGLRGVDGLVRAIEQLQGASVPASALEKLVLPSRVAHYNPAMLDELTAAGEVVWAGAGALPGKDGWVSLYLADSAPLLLPPAHPLEPTALHESVLSALSGGYGLFFRQIADQVRATTHPDATDPQLADAVWDLAWSGRLTNDTLAPMRSLLGSGRTAGSTAHRAKRTIPRGRYGSLTAAARPQSRTGPPTVAGRWSLLPAHEPDPTVRAHARARTLLDRHGVVTRGAVGAEGVEGGFSAVYRVLSVFEESGQARRGYVVEGLGAAQFAMDGAVDRLRAVSTARDRDEPLPAPTPTGFPDGPGTPRAPWDGSPGPVASSRPAPSPRAVVLAAADPANAYGAALPWPEPPTEAGHKPGRKAGSLVVLVDGELTLYMERGGKTLLAWPADPEARPLDDPRLRPAAEALSAAARAGSLGTVTVERVNGTSALTSPHGPLLEGAGFIATPRGLRIRA from the coding sequence ATGGTCAGCTCCGCAGATCGGGCCCTCGACGGCTTCTCCCCCGCGACCCGCGGCTGGTTCACGGGGGCCTTCTCCGCGCCCACCGCGGCCCAGGCCGGTGCGTGGCGGGCGATCGGCGAGGGCTCGGACGTGCTGGTGGTCGCCCCGACCGGCTCCGGCAAGACGCTGGCCGCGTTCCTCGCCGCGCTGGACCAGCTGACGTCGACCCCGCCCCCGGCCGACCCGAGGAAGCGCTGCCGGGTGTTGTACGTGTCTCCGCTGAAAGCGCTCGCGGTGGACGTGGAGCGGAACCTGCGCAGTCCGCTGACCGGTATCCGCCAGGAATCGGTGCGGCTGGGGCTGCCCGAGCCCGAGGTGAAGGTGGGCATCCGCTCCGGCGACACCCCGCCCGCCGAGCGCCGCGCCCTGGCCACCCGCCCGCCGGACATCCTGATCACCACCCCCGAGTCGCTGTTCCTGATGCTGACGTCGGCCACACGCGACGCGCTCACCGGCGTGGAGACGGTGATCCTGGACGAGGTGCACGCGGTCGCGGGCACCAAGCGCGGCGCCCATCTCGCCCTCACCCTGGAGCGGCTCGACGAGCTGCTGCCGAGGCCGGCCCGCCGCATCGGCCTGTCCGCCACCGTGCGCCCCGTCGACGAGGTCGCGCGCTATCTCTCCCCCCACCGCCGGGTGGAGATCGTCCAGCCCCCGTCCGGCAAGGAGTTCGACCTCTCCGTCGTCGTACCGGTGGAGGACCTGGGCGAGCTGGGCGGCTCCCCGGCCACCGACGGCAACGAGGGCGCGGAACGTCCGTCGATCTGGCCGCACGTCGAGGAGCGGATCGCCGACCTCGTCCAGGCCCACCGTTCCACGATCGTGTTCGCCAACTCCCGCCGCCTCGCCGAGCGGCTGTGCAACCGGCTGAACGAGATCGCGTACGAGCGGGCCACCGGCGTACCGCTGGACGAGCACCACGCCCCGGCGGAGCTGATGGGCGGCTCGGGCGCGGCCCAGGGAGCGCCCCCCGTCCTCGCCCGCGCCCACCACGGCTCGGTCTCCAAGGAGCAGCGCGCCCTGGTCGAGGAGGACCTGAAGGCGGGCCGACTGCCGGCCGTGGTCGCCACCTCCAGTCTCGAACTGGGCATCGACATGGGAGCGGTGGACCTCGTCGTCCAGGTGGAGTCACCGCCCTCGGTCGCCTCCGGCCTGCAGCGTGTGGGCCGCGCGGGGCATCAGGTGGGCGCGGTCTCCACGGGTGTGGTGTTCCCCAAGTACCGCGGCGATCTGGTCCAGTCGGCCGTGGTCACCGAGCGGATGCGCAGCGGCTCCATCGAGTCCCTGCGGGTCCCGGGCAACCCCCTGGACGTCCTGGCGCAGCAGATCGTCGCGATGACCTCGATGGACACATGGCAGTTCGACGACCTCCTCGCCACCGTCCGGCGCGCCGCCCCCTTCGCCGCGCTCCCCGAGTCCGCGTTCACGGCCGTCCTCGACATGCTCGCGGGCCGCTATCCGTCCGACGCCTTCGCGGAGCTGCGCCCGCGCGTGGTGTGGGACCGCGTCGCGGGCACGATCACCGGACGGCCGGGCGCCCAGCGCCTCGCGGTCACCTCCGGGGGCACGATCCCGGACCGCGGCCTCTTCGGCGTCTTCCTCGCGGGCTCCGACCCCAAGAAGGGCGGCGGCCGGGTCGGCGAGCTGGACGAGGAGATGGTGTACGAGTCCCGGGTCGGCGATGTCTTCACCCTGGGCACCAGCTCCTGGCGCATCGAGGACATCACCCGTGACCGGGTGCTGGTCTCCCCCGCGCCCGGCGTCCCGGGCCGGCTGCCGTTCTGGAAGGGCGACCAGCTCGGCCGCCCCCTCGAACTGGGCCGTGCGGTCGGCGCGTTCCTGCGCGAGGTGGGCGCCCTGTCCCCGGAGGACGCGAGGCTGCGGCTGCTGGCCGCCGGGCTGGACGCCTGGGCCGCGGACAATGTCCTGTCCTATCTGGCCGAACAGCGCGAGGCCTGCGGCCATGTCCCCGACGACCGCACGATCGTCGTCGAACGCTTCCGCGACGAGCTGGGCGACTGGCGGATCGTCGTCCACTCCCCCTTCGGCGCCCAGGTCCACGCCCCCTGGGCCCTCGCCCTCGGCGCGAGGCTCTCCGAGCGGTACGGCATGGAGGCCCAGGCCATGCACGCCGACGACGGCATCGTGCTGCGCCTGCCCGACGCCGATCTGATGGGCCTGGACCTCCTCGACATGGAGCCCGTGAAGGCGGGCACGGAGTACGACACCGAGCAGGCCCCGGTCGGCGCGGCGGACGTCGCCTTCGACAAGGGCGAGGTCGACCAGATCGTCACCGACCAGGTGGGCGGCTCGGCGCTGTTCGCGTCCCGCTTCCGCGAGTGCGCCGCCCGTGCGCTCCTGCTCCCCCGCCGCAGCCCCGGCAAGCGCACGCCTCTGTGGCAGCAGCGTCAGCGCGCGGCGCAGCTCCTCCAGGTCGCGAGCGAGTTCGGTTCCTTCCCGATCGTCCTGGAGGCGGTCCGCGAGTGCCTCCAGGACGTCTTCGACGTCCCGGGCCTCACCGAGCTGATGGGCGACATCGAGTCCCGCAAGGTCCGCCTCGTCGAGGTCACCACCCCCGAGCCCTCCCCCTTCGCCCGCTCCCTCCTCTTCGGCTATGTCGCCCAGTTCCTGTACGAGGGCGACTCCCCGCTCGCCGAGCGCCGGGCCGCCGCCCTGTCGCTGGACTCCCGGCTGCTGGCGGAGCTGCTGGGCCAGGCGGAGCTGCGGGAGCTGCTCGACGCCGAGGTGCTGACCGAGCTGGAGCGGGAGCTGCGGTGGCTCACCGAGGACCGCCGCGTCAAGGACGCCGAAGGCGTCGCCGACCTGCTCCGGCTCCTCGGCCCGCTCACGGACGCCGAGTTGGCCGAGCGCGGCGCCGAGCCGCAGTGGGCGCCGGAGCTGTCCGGGACCCGCCGTGCCATCCGGGTCCGGATCGCCGGCACCGACCACTGGGCGGCGATCGAGGACGCGGGCCGGCTGCGCGACGCGCTCGGCACTGCCCTGCCCGTCGGTGTCCCGGAGGCCTTCACCGAGCCGGTGAGGGACCCCCTGGGTGACCTCCTGGCCCGGTACGCCCGTACGCACGGCCCGTTCACCTCGGCCACGGCCGCCGCCCGCTTCGGCCTCGGCGTGGCCGTCACGGACGGCGCCCTCCACCGCCTGGCGGCGAGCGGCCGTGTCGTCCAGGGCGAGTTCCACCCGGCGGGCATCGGCCAGGAATGGTGCGACGCGGCCGTGCTGCGCCGGCTGCGACGCCGCTCGCTGGCGGCTCTGCGGCATGAGCTGGAGCCGGTGCCGCCCGCCGCGCTCGCGCAGTTCCTGCCGCAGTGGCAGCACGTCGGCGGCGGCCACGGGCTGCGCGGTGTCGACGGACTGGTCCGCGCGATCGAACAGCTGCAGGGAGCCTCGGTCCCCGCCTCCGCCCTGGAGAAGCTGGTCCTGCCCTCCCGGGTCGCCCACTACAACCCGGCGATGCTCGACGAACTCACCGCGGCGGGCGAGGTCGTCTGGGCCGGCGCCGGCGCCCTCCCCGGCAAGGACGGCTGGGTCTCCCTGTATCTGGCGGACTCGGCCCCGCTCCTCCTCCCGCCCGCGCACCCGCTGGAGCCGACGGCGCTGCACGAGTCGGTCCTGAGCGCCCTCTCCGGCGGCTACGGCCTGTTCTTCCGCCAGATCGCCGACCAGGTCCGCGCGACCACCCACCCCGACGCCACCGATCCCCAACTGGCCGACGCCGTCTGGGATCTGGCCTGGTCCGGCCGGCTCACCAACGACACCCTCGCCCCCATGCGCTCCCTCCTCGGCTCGGGCCGCACCGCGGGCTCCACCGCCCACCGCGCCAAGCGCACGATCCCGCGCGGCCGGTACGGCTCCCTGACCGCCGCCGCGCGCCCCCAGTCCCGTACGGGCCCGCCCACGGTCGCCGGCCGCTGGTCCCTGCTGCCCGCCCACGAGCCCGACCCCACCGTCCGCGCCCACGCCCGGGCCCGCACCCTCCTCGACCGCCACGGCGTGGTGACCCGGGGCGCGGTGGGAGCGGAAGGCGTCGAGGGCGGCTTCTCCGCGGTCTACCGCGTCCTGTCCGTCTTCGAGGAGAGCGGCCAGGCCCGCCGCGGCTATGTCGTCGAGGGCCTGGGAGCCGCCCAGTTCGCGATGGACGGCGCCGTGGACCGCCTCCGCGCGGTGTCCACCGCCCGCGACCGCGACGAGCCCCTACCCGCCCCCACCCCGACCGGCTTCCCGGACGGCCCCGGCACGCCCCGGGCCCCCTGGGACGGCTCTCCCGGCCCCGTCGCCTCCTCTCGTCCCGCCCCCTCCCCCCGAGCCGTGGTCCTGGCCGCCGCCGACCCCGCGAACGCCTACGGGGCCGCCCTCCCCTGGCCCGAACCGCCCACCGAGGCCGGACACAAACCGGGCCGCAAGGCGGGCTCCCTCGTCGTCCTGGTCGACGGCGAGCTGACCCTCTACATGGAGCGCGGCGGCAAGACCCTGCTGGCCTGGCCCGCCGACCCGGAAGCCCGCCCCTTGGACGACCCCCGCCTCCGCCCGGCCGCCGAAGCCCTCTCCGCGGCGGCCCGCGCGGGCTCCCTCGGCACCGTCACCGTCGAACGCGTCAACGGCACCTCGGCCCTCACCTCCCCCCACGGCCCCCTCCTGGAAGGCGCGGGCTTCATCGCCACCCCGCGCGGCCTCCGTATCCGAGCATGA